Proteins encoded within one genomic window of Bacillus thuringiensis:
- the spmB gene encoding spore maturation protein SpmB has translation MSIVNTISLWVIPCVIGFILLYGTIKKVPTYESFVEGGKEGIQIAISILPFMVGMLVSISIFRASGALDAMISVMKPMLDLIHVPAEIVPLALIRPISGSAGLSITTDLIATYGPDSFIGRLASTMQGSTDTTFYILTVYFGAVGIRKMGDALKVGLFADLIGIICSIVFVSLMFK, from the coding sequence ATGAGTATTGTAAATACGATATCACTATGGGTAATTCCTTGTGTAATTGGTTTTATCCTTCTATATGGCACGATAAAGAAGGTTCCGACCTATGAATCTTTCGTTGAGGGAGGAAAGGAAGGGATTCAAATTGCGATCTCTATTTTACCGTTTATGGTTGGAATGCTCGTATCTATTTCCATATTTCGAGCTTCAGGTGCATTAGATGCAATGATATCAGTAATGAAGCCGATGTTAGATTTAATTCATGTTCCAGCAGAAATTGTTCCACTAGCACTTATACGCCCTATTTCAGGCTCTGCTGGTTTAAGTATAACGACCGATTTAATTGCCACATATGGGCCAGACTCGTTTATTGGAAGATTGGCTTCTACGATGCAAGGGAGTACAGATACGACTTTTTATATTTTAACAGTATACTTCGGAGCTGTTGGAATTAGAAAAATGGGAGATGCATTAAAAGTAGGACTTTTTGCCGATTTGATCGGAATTATTTGTTCAATTGTGTTTGTTTCTTTAATGTTTAAGTAA